TTGGGGCGTTTGCCAAAAGTGACCCGCTGTAAGAGCGGAACCATAAGAAGCCGTTACCGCAGGAATGGATATATACACGGTAAGCTTCAAAATCCCGGTCGCCTGCCAGACCGCTATCGCGAGCAAGCCCGCACCCACAGTTGGATGATGGTGTGGCAGACAGATCTACTGGGCCTGGAATATCGCTATCGCAGGCAAGCCAGCTCCCACAGTTGGATCGTGGTGTGGCAGACAGATCTGCTGGGCCTGGAATGCCGCTATGGCAGGCAAGCCAGCTCCCACAGTTGGATTGTGGTGTGGCAGACAGATCTGCTGGGCCAGGAATACCGCTATCGCAGGCAAGCCAGCTCCCACAGGGGGAATATGCCCAGGGGGTCATTGCTCACCTCCCGGAGCGCCAGCCTTGGCCTCTTGTTGAGCCTGGCGCCGCTGCAACTGCTCCCGGTCAAACCCCTCGATATACACCTGCGCCGCCCGCCCAACCGGTGCCGCCATCGCCGGCCCGGTCGCCCGCCCCTGATTCAAATCCTGGCGCTGCTCCACCATCTGCATCAAATTCAGATTGTTGGCACAGCCCAACGGCAAGGTCGCCTTGAAATCATCATCCAACCCGACCTCGTCCTTGGCCGGCGGCTGCTGGCACTGGCTCGGCAACCCGTCCGCCTGATATTGCGGCGAGTAATACACCGGCGCCAAATGCGTCTTGCAGCCCACCACCAACAGGGGCAAACACATCAACAAACGCGAAACTTTCATGCCATGCCCCCTCATCAATTCATGTAGAAACCAAACGCCCCGCCACTGCGCGGCCCCGCCGCTGCAGCGGTCGCAGGCTGCGCATCCAACGGTGTGGCCAGCGTGCGACTGCGCACCGGCTCCACCAGGTACGGCGTAATCAAAATCACCAGCTCGGTTTCATTGCGCTGAAAACGCTTGGAGCGAAACAGGTTGCCCAGGATCGGCAAATCGCCCAATAACGGCAGCTTCTCGATGTCCTGGCTGCTCTCGCGCTGGAACAGCCCGGCAATCGCAAACGTCTGCCCACTGCCCACTTCCACCCGCGTATCGGCGCGCCGCACGCTGAACGACGGCACATGAAAGTTGCCGAAATCCACCGTACCGCCGCTCACCACACTGCTGACCTCAGGCCGCACTTGCAGGGCGATACGGCCGTTGGGCAGCAGCGTCGGATTGAACAGCAGCGACACGCCGAACGACTTGTATTCGATCCCCACCAAATCCCGATTCACCGGCACCGGAATCGCCACTTCACCGCCCGCCAGGAAGCTCGCGGTTTGCCCGGTCATGGCAGTGATATTCGGCTCGGCCAGAATTTGCAGAATCCCGTTGGCCTGCAACGCGTCGAGCATGCCGTCGATGTTGGTGTTGCCCGAACCGCTGCCCGCTGCCGCCAATCCGCCTGCGGTCGCTGCTGCCAGCGGCCCACCGGTAATCAGCCCGAAGGAAAACGTGCCGTTGCTGAACATCGCGTTCCAGTTCACGCCGTAATGCAGCAGCTCGGAGCGCGACACTTCAGCGAACCGCACACGCAAATTGACTTGGGCCGCACCGGCATATTCAGTGGTGTTGACCGCGCTTTGGAAACCCTGGCCCTGGGGGTTGAGCAAGGCATTCAAATCCGTCGCTTCACCCACGCTGCGCACCGTGCCCTTGGCGATCAAACGGTTGCCAGCCCCGCTGATCTGCGCGCCACTGCCGGGGTGCAACGCTTGCATCGGTGCGGTCACGGCCTGGGTGGCGCTGCTCACGGCCAGGGTCAAGCCGGCGAGCTGTTTGCCGTCGGCGCCGAGGGCGATCAGGCTGGTGTTGCCCGGCGCCTTGCCGAAGATATAGATCACGCCGGGCGACACCACTTGCAGGTCGGCAATCCCAGGTTCGGCCACCAGCACCGACTCCACCGGCGCTACAAAATGCAGGATCCGGCCTTCCCCGGATGCAAGGCTGATAGAACCCTGGGCACCGTTGGCGATGTCCTGGGCGCTGCAAAAAAACGACGCCAACGCCAGCAACAACAGAGAGAAACGAATCATGAGGCAGACGCCAGGGAAGTGACGGAAGCCGCGGCAGGTGCGCGGCGGTTGGAGATATCGGTGAGGCTGATGGTCACCAGCGCTTGCAGGTTGTATTCAGTGGCCAGCTCGCGAAACGACAACACGGCCAGCTCCAGCTCACCGCGCAGCACCAGGCGGCGCAGGCTGCGGCGCAGTTCCGGGTGCACAAGCAATACCGCGCTGTTGGCCTCGGTGGTTTTGTCGCAGGCCTGGCGCAATTGCGCGAGCAAGGCGCGGTTGACCTCTTCCGGAATCACTTCGCGGCTGGGTTCCTGGCGACGCAGGGACGCACGCAACTGGTCTTCCAAACCCGGCGCCAGCACCAGCGCGCCAATCACCCGGTTGCGGTCGGCGTACTGATGGCTGATCTGCCGCGCCAATGCTGCGCGCAGGTGTTCGGCCAGGCGGCCGGCATCGGTTTCCCGGGCGCCCCACTCCACCATGGCTTCGAGCAGAGCCCGTTGATTGCGGATCGACACGCCTTCGCCCACCAGCAAGCGCAGGGTCTCGGCCACCCGCTGCAACGGCACCAGGCGCAGGGCTTCCTTGACCAGTTCGCCGTAAGTGGCCTCGGTGCGTTCGAGCAGCAGACGGGTTTCCTGGATCCCGAGAAAGTCTGCGGCATAGCGGCGCAGGCTGCGTTCCAGCACGCCGCGCAGTACTTCATCCGGCAGCAGGAAGCCGATGCCGGCGCTGCGCAGCGCGTCTTCGTGCTGGCGTTCGATCCAGTGCGCGGCGCGGCCGTTGAGCGGTGAATCGGCTTGCAGCGTGGCGATGTCCAGCAACTGCACGTGCACCGGATCGTCCTGCAACAGCAGGCAGTTGATCGGCATTTCGCCTTCACTCACCGGCACACCTTCCAGGGACACGCGAAAACTGCCCGGCGTGGCCTTGGCGTCCATGTGAACGCCCGGCACCGGCACATCCACGCCGAGGTCGCTGCGCAGGTCGTGGCACAGCGCTTCGATGCGCTGGCCCAGCAACTGGCGCGGTGCGCTGAGGGCCAGGGCGCTGCCGAGGGTCAGCAATACCCGAGTGTCAGGGGCCACGCCGTATTCCTGCTCGGCCTGCACCTCGACCACCGGTTCCAGGGTCTCGATCAGCGCTTCAGGCTCCACCTGGTTTTCGCGGGTATGGCGGCGGTACATCACGAAAGCCGCCCCCCCGAACACCAATGACAAACCGAGGAACACCCAGGTCGGAAAGCCCGGGATCACGCTGACACCGACCATGATCAATGCAGTCAACCCGAGGGCCCGGTAACTGGCGCCCAACTGCTTGAGAATCTCGCTGCCAAGGTCACCCGCTGCGCCGTCGCTGTTGACCCGCGTAACCACGGTGCCCGCTGCCACAGAGATCAACAGCGCCGGGATCTGCGCGATCAGACCGTCGCCCACGGTCAGCAGCGAGTAGGTGTGCACCGCCGCGCCGAAGGCCATGTCGCGCTCGATCATGCCGATCAACATGCCGCCCAGCAGGTTGACCGCAAGGATCACCAACCCGGCAATCGCATCGCCCTTGACGAACTTCATCGCCCCGTCCATCGCGCCGAACATCTGGCTCTCACGCTCCAGGCGCGAACGCCGGCGACGGGCTTCGGCCTGGTCGATATCGCCGTTGCGCAGGTCGTTGTCGATGCTCATTTGCTTGCCGGGCATCGCATCCAGGGTGAAGCGCGCGGCCACTTCCGCGACCCGTTCGGCGCCCTTGGTGATCACCACAAACTGCGCCACGGTAATGATCAGGAACACCACCATGCCCACCACCACCTGGCCGGCAATCACAAAGTCACCGAAGGCCTTGACGATATGGCCGGCGTCGCCGTGCAGCAGAATCAAGCGGGTGGTGGTGATGGACAGCGACAGGCGAAACAGGGTACTGAGCAGAATCAGCGGCGGCAGCGCGGAGAATTCCACCGAGTGGCCGATATAAAAAGCGACGATCAGGATCAGGATGCTCAGGGCGATGTTCAGGCCAATCAGCATATCCACCAGGTAGGTGGGCAGCGGGATGATCATCATCACGATGGCCATCAGCATGAACGCGACGATGATTACGTCGGTGCGCTGGGCGGCCATGCGCGCGATGCCGTTCAGGCGATTGAGCAGGTTCATGGCGCCACTCTCCGTGCAGCCAGGTAGCGTTTGAAGCACTGGCGCGCTTCGTCCTTGCGCTCGCCGTACCACAGCGCCCGGGCGCGCAGCAGCAACAGGCTGGCAGACTCGCCTTCCAGCGCCACCAGGCGGTCCAGGGCCGACAGTGCGCGGGTGGCGTCACCGCTGTCGGTGAACGCCAGCACCAGCGAGCGCAGCAACAGGCCGTCGTTGGGCGCCACGCTCACGGCAATCAGCAGCATTACCAGCGCACGCTGGGACTGGCCATTGCGCCGGTACAGCTCGCCGATGCCCTTGAGCAGTTGCACTGCGTCGTCGTTATCCCGGGGCATCAGGCCTGGACCTCCGAGCGTTGTTGTTCGAGGGTGCGGCGCATCTCGATTTCCTCGCTGATCAGGTCGTGGGCCAGTGCCTTGATTTCCGGTTCGGCGTCGAGGTTCGGCAACAGGTGCTGCATCACGTGTTCCAGCAGCTCCAGGGACCGTGCGCTGCCAAACAGCAGCGAGTCGACGCCGGCGGCGCTGGTGAGCTCTTCCAGGTCACTGCGCAGGGAGCGGCGGGACTGGACCTTGCGGGTTTTGAGCAGCGCTTCGAAGGCGGTGGCCTGGCGCGAATTGACCGGGCGAATCGCCTCGACCGGCGCGCTGCGCACGTCACTTGGAACCAACGGACGGGGTTCGACTTTCATCCCGGGGCCTTAGCTGAAAAAAGCAGCGTCATAAAGTGAAGGTGAAGCGCTCTTCGCCACGGGCGAGGATCACCTGGTTGTTCTCGATGCGTTCCAGCACCCAGTTGTCGGCCAGGGCAGCGCCGGGGTAAAGGCGCTTGCCGCTGTCGTTGATCACGTAGGGATTGACGCCGAACCACACCGCTTGAAAGCGCACCCGTGGCCGGGCCGCATCCGCGCGCACTGCGACCCGAGGGTTGAGGACGATCTGCTGGCCATAACGCTGGTCGAAGGCTTGTTGCAGGGCGACCCACTGGGGCTTTTGTGCCCGCTCGAACGAGCCGGTGGCGTTGAGCTGGCCGTCGACATCATCGACCTTCACAGCGTCCAGGTGGGCGGCCTGCAATTGCGCTTCGAACCAGGCCTTGGCCTCGGCGCGGGAAGGCTTGGCCACGGTTTTTTCGGCGACCGGCAGGACGGCCTGGGCTTGCGGTGGATCGGTGCGAAACGCCAAGGCGCCGGCGCACACAAACAGCAAGGCGGTGGCGATGATCCAGGGCGTGAACGTGCGCGTCGCCACAGGCGGTTTTTCAGGGCTTCCCGGCAGCGCCAGGCTGACACCCGCCGTACCGATGCGCAGTTGCAGCGGCAGCCGCGCGCGATGGCCGCTGCCTTGGGGAATGCGGATATCACCCGCAGTGCCGGTGATCAGCACATCACCGCCGAGGGCTTCGACGGCCACCTGGGCACCTTCAAAACGCAGGCGCAGGTGCAACTCGGCGATCCCGGGATCGCAGAGCAGAAGGTCGGCGGCCGAAGCGGCGCCAAGGGTATAGACCGGTTGGTCGAGCATCAGGGAACTGCCCTGGTGCAAACCGTGGGTCACAAGCAGGGTCGGCACGCCGTTCGCGGCGGGCAGGCCCAGGGAAATCAAGGCTGTCATGGTTGGGTTTGCCCCCTTGAGAATCACAGGTCGCAACCACACCTGTGCCGATCAACAACGGTGCAACGGGGTAAGGCAGGTATACGGGCAGCGCCGGCGCTGCCCGTATGGCGAATCAGTTCTGCGGACGCTGTTTGGTAGCGTCGAGCTCTGCTTTTTTCGCGGTGCTGATCTCGGTGATCTTGGCCGACTTCTCGATAGCCATGTTGAAAGTTGCTTCCATCTTCGCGATAGCGTCGTCGGCGCCGCCTGCACTTACTGGTGGAGTAGTAGCCATGTTCAATCTCCTTGCATCGATAGGGAAGTTAAGCAGCATGCAAACCGAACCAAACTCCCAGCGTCAGACAGTGAGTTGGCAATGCAGCCGTCGGTTTGCATGGCGGCCATACTACTCACGAATAAAACGCCTTCGCTGTGAAAGCTTGTGAAACGTTCACGGCCGGTGCTGTGAAAAAACCGGCTCAACGCGCCGTTGAGAAAATCTCATCAACGGAGGGCCGTTGAACTTTTATTGAAAAACAGATACACGACAGAGCCCAATGATTACGGGGGCTTCTCCCTGTAACAGGAACCACCTCAAGCCCTTTGAGGCGGTTTAGCTCCACGCAAAACCCTCGACCACTCAACATTATTTGAAAAAATTATCCGACAACTTCACACTTTTAACTAATAGCCATTTGCCCAACTTTGCCGATATTGCCATTTGTAACAAAACCGACTTGATCATCGCGTTTTATAGCTCGGCGCGGACGCGTCCAATAACACTTCGCAACTTTCATCCGCCTCAGTTAGTGCACTTGCACTAAAGATCGATTTATATAAAACAACTACCAGGTGATCTATGACTGCGATCCCGAATGGCCTTGACCCTGCTGATAACAAGGGCCCGACAGGCTCCCGGAGCACGTTCGAAAAAGCCCTGTTCACCGCCGTCGACCGGCCGGTATTCGACCCCTCGAAAATCCGCGGGCCGTCCATCCCGCTGCCGTACCAGAACGTGCAGGCACCGGTGGACAACAGCATCACCTACACCCCGCTGGGCAGCGATAAACCGGTGATGCTCAAGCAGATCGACAACCCCAGGCTGTTTGAGCAATTGGTGAACCAGTACAACGCGCAGCAAAGCGATGCGACCCTTGAAAAGAACCTGGCCGCCAGCAAAAGCGCTGGCTACAAGGAGGCTGACGCCAGCACCGTGGCGCCCGGGTTGGGCAACTACAAGGGGCTCGGCAGCACCACGGAACTGGGCCCGGGGCTGATCCGCTACGAGACCAACGCCGGCGATAAAATTGTGGTCAGCCAGAAGCAGACGCCCGCGCTGTTCGCTCAGGTCAGCGGCGACTCTGCCAAGCTTTTCGCGATCAACGCCAGCCAGGCCGAGGGCTATCGCTTGGCCGGCCCCACGGAAACCATGGACCCGGCGGCGAACATCGGCCCGCCCGAGGAAGTCGGGCCGGGGTTGATTCGCTATACCACCGCCGCAGGCGACAAGGTGATCGTGTCCCAGGACATCACCCCGGCGCTGTACGACCAGGTGGCCAAGCTGTATGCCGGCAGCACCGGCGCTGCGGGCGCCTCGGACACCTCGTGGATCGACACCTCGTCGTTCGGCGTGTCTGGCGCCAAGGCCTGGGACACCATCACCGGCAACACCAGCGGCACCCCCACCAAGGAAGAGCTGGACCTGAACCGCCCCAAGGCGGCTGCGCAACTGCTCTCGCAAAACTGGGACGCCTGGGGCCTGCACGGCGCGCCGATCGACTTCGCCAACCCGCCCACTAACCTGCCGCCCGAAGCTCAGGCCGTGCTCAAGTACGTGGCCAGCAGCCCGAGCCTGATGGCCGCGCTGGACACCGGCGGGCGCGGCAAGGCTGACAACGTGATCACCCATTCGGATGTCGACCACTTCATCGACAACGCCGGCAAGGACCTCGGCGCCGCATCGAAATCCTATGGCAGTTTCCTCGGCAGCCACCCCGGCGATTTGGCCAAGGCCAACGCCAAGTCGGCGGCGATCCTGATGGCCAACGAAAGCCTGGCCGCCGGCGCCGGTTCGGCGATGCGCCCGGGTGACGCCAACCAGCGCAGCAACGACGGCATGCTGCGCACCGACAACCTGGAAGCGTTGGGCAGCGATTCGGCGCTGAGTACTGAACTGACCGGCGCGGCGGCCATGTGGTCCAAACCCGGGATGTTCCACGCCCTGGAAACCGGCGGCGACAACCCGGCCACCGGCAAGTCGGACGGTATCGGCACCCGCGACAACATCGGCGCCTGGCTGGAAAAACAGGCGCCGAAAACCGACAGCGACACCCTGACCTTCCTCGATGGCGCCGCCACCCGCGATGCCGTCGCAGGCATAGACACCTCGGGCCTGACCGCCGACATCCTGGCCAACCCGCAGAACTACAGCGGCGAACAGAAAGCCGCAGTGCTGGTGCAACTCACCGATGCGCAAACCCGCCTGCTGGTGAGCGACTACGTGCCCCACTCCGGCCTGATGGACAAGTACACCTCGCCCAACTACGGCCTCAACCCCAACGAAGACAAGATCAAGGCGCAGCTGCAAAGCGGCATCGAAACCCTCTCGGCCGACCCGGACGTACAAGGCTTCCTGCAAAACAATCGTGGCCCGGCACTGGCCGACATCGTCGACAGCAACCCGACCCTGAAAGTCGCGATGCAGAACTACTACGCCAGCGACATCGAGACCGGCAAGAACCTCAACGACAACCTCCACGCCAAGGACCAGGACGGCAAGCAGGTCGACATGGGCGTGGGCCTGCAAAACGCTGCCAACGACACGACCATCGCCAACCTCGCGCTGGGCGGCAACGGCCATGTGGACCTGACCGGGATCGCGGACAAGGCCGGGCAAAGCGACAACATCCAGCAGTACTACAAGACCGAGCTGGTGACCGGCAAAGCCTTCACCGATGCGGTGGCCGCAGGCATGGACCCGACCGTGGCCGCCAGCAGCTTCGCTGCCAGCACCGCCTCGGCCCAGGCCTTCCTCGGCGACAAAGCCTCAGCGGATGATGCGGCCACCTTGCAGGTGAATTTCAACGAAGCCCTGGGCGATGCGTTGCTCGGGGGCGCCACCACCGACACCCTGAACATCACCCTGGGCGACGGCAAGGGCAACTTCGACGAAGCCAAGGTGACTGCCGCAATCAACGACGCCCAGCAGAAAGACCCGCAGATGTTCGTCACCTCCGACGGCGGCAAGATCGACCCGGCGCAGGTGGTGTCAATGCTGCGCTCGGTGTGGGACATCGGGCGCCAGGGCGACAAGATTGCCGACGCGCTGCCCAAGGCCATCGAAGGCATGAAGTTCGGCGACGTGAGCCCGGCGTTCAAGCAAGGGCTGTTGCACATCGGCAGCGCGGTACTGATGAGCGGTGTACTGATGGCCCGCTCGGCCAGCGGTAGCAACACACCGGTGGCGGACGCGAACCGGGTATCTGCCGGGCTGCAATTTGCCGGCCTATTGATGGAAGGTGGTACCAAATACGCCAAGGAAGCGGGGTACGGCATCACCTGGGTCAACCGCCCGGACGGCGGCACCATCGGTGACTTCCCCGGCAAGGTGCCGGTGGGCAAGGGCCCGCTGAGTCCGCAGCAAATCGCCAACCTCGGCGCGGCGGGCAAGATTATCGGCTCGGCAGGCGGGATCATTGGCGGCGTGATCGGGGTGATTGGCGGCGTCGACTCGTTGAAAAAAGGCGACTACTTGACCGGCAGTTTCTCCGTCGCCACCGGCGTACTCGGCACGGGCGCGGCAGTGGCGGGGTTGGTGGAAGCCGGGGCCGGTCTGTACGGTGCCACGGAAATCGGCGCGGTGGCCGGGACCATCAGCGGCATCCTCGGCGGCGCCACGGCGATCCTCGGCGGCATCGGGAGCGCCTTCCTGCCCTTCGCCCTGGCCGATGCCCATGGCAAGGCGCAGGACGCGTTCTACGGCCAGCTTGCGCCGGTGCTCAAGCAATATGGCTTGACCGGCGGCCCGACGGAACCGGGCGACTATCCGGAAGACCCGATCCCGGCGATCAACACCTGAGCCTCCCTTGCAGCCTTGCGCGAAAGGGAGCCGCGCGGGGCTGTGTCTTGAACATGCACACAGGTTAATCACATGACGTATTCACAACGCAGCCACCTTGAAGACAGCGCTTTTGAAATTCACTTTGGTCCTTATCGACTGCTGCCCAGGCGTCATCTGCTGCTTAAAAACGGTGAACCCGTGAGCTTGGGCAACAGAGCCCTGACCTTGTTGATTGCCCTCGCCTCGCGACCCGGAGAGCTGCTGGAGAAAACCCAACTGCTGGATATCGCCTGGCCACGGTTGGTGGTGGAGGAATGCAACCTGCGGGCGCAGATCAAGGCGATTCGCCGGGCGTTGGGGGATGATGATTCGGTGTATATCGCGACGGCGACGGGCCAGGGGTATCGGTTTGTCGCGCCGACCTGGGTTGAGCGCCAGGCGCAGAAAAAACCGCTGGTGTTGGGGGTTTATAGCTGTCGCCGGTGTTTGGGCAGCGAAGTAACGCCGGTGCACAGTGCGCGGCAGGAGACGCTTAACAGCTGAACCGTGGGGATTATTCCGTTGGAAAAATATGTTTTTTCCAACGGAATTATTTGGCTGGGCTGGTCGTTGTATTTCCCGAGACTGCTCACTTTTATCAACTTTTCGGGAAACCCCTCATGAATCGTATTCACTGGCTCAGTTTGGCAAGCCTTCTCGCCATTGGCACCGCTCAGGCGGCCTCCTTGCAAGTTCCGGTCAACCTCGTCAGTGCCGATGGCGCGCCGCAGCCTGTGGGTACGGTGACTATCAGTGAGTCCGCCTATGGCCTGATTTTTACACCTGATTTGAAGTCCATGCCGATGGGCGCGCATGGGTTTCATATCCATGAGAACGGCAGCTGTGACGCGGGAGTGAAGGATGGTGTGAAGGTGGCCGCGTTGGCGGCGGGTGGGCATTTTGACCCGCAGAAGACGGGTAAGCATTTGGGACCGTATGCCGAGGGGCATTTGGGGGATTTGCCGGCGCTGTATGTGAATATGGACGGGACTTCGACCAACCCGGTATTGGCGCCGCGGTTGAAGACGATTGCGCAGATTCAGGGGCATGCGTTGATGATTCACGCTGGCGGGGATAATCATTCGGACATGCCCAAGCCATTGGGTGGTGGTGGTGAGCGCGTGGCTTGTGGGGTGATCTGAATCGGGGCGTATCCGGTATTTGGGTAACGGCTTCGATGGGTTCCGCCCTTACGGCGGGTCACTTTTGAAAGGAGCCCAAAAGTAACCAAAAGGCTCTTGCCCCACCACTCGGCACCTCGCTTAGGCTCGGTGTGCCCTCACTCCGGCTTTGGACCGTGGGCCGCCGTCATGGGCCATCCTTGGCCCAGGACGGCTAACCCGGCGTCCTGCCGGGTTACCCACGCTCCAAAGCCTGCGTTCGGCCAGCGTGGTTGACGGGGCGCCTAAGATCAAGATCACAAGCAGATCAAGAACACAGCGGCCTACAGGCCGGCTTGAGTGTTAAAAGCAACAGCGAAATCAAAGGCCGGCACGGTTCAAATGTAGGAGCTGGCTTGCCTGCGATGGCATCGCCGCGGGGTGTCTGAAAAACCGAGTCGCCTGCATCGCCGGCAAGCCAGCTCCTACAGCTTTTGCCTTGGCTTTTAACACTCAGGCCGCCGCGACGGCCCGTCCCTGCCCCGTCGCGGCTAAACCGGCGTCCTGCCGGGTTACCCGCTCCGTACTACCTGCGTTCGGCCAGCGTGGTTGACGGGGCGCCTAAGATCAAGATCACAAGCAGATCAAGAACACAGCGGCCTACAGGCCGGCTTGAGTGTTAAAAGCAACAGCGAAATCAAAGGCCGGCACGGTTCCAATGTAGGAGCTGGCTTGCCTGCGATGGCATCGCCGCGGTGTGGCTGAAAAACCGAGTTGCCTGCATCGCCGGCAAGCCAGCTCCTACAGCTTTTGCCCTGGCTTTTAACACTCAGGTCGGCTTTCAGGCCGCCGTGCTCTTGCTCTTGATCTTGATCTGACTGCCCCATTCAGCCCGAGGCCGAACGCAGGGATTGAGGAGCGGGTAAACCGGCAGGACGCCGGTTTAGCCGCGACGGGCCAGGGACGGGCCGTCGCGGCGGCCCGCGGAGCAATTCCGGAGTGAGGGAACGCCGAGCCACAGCGAGGCGCCGACAGGCGGGGCAGAGCGTTTTGGTTACTTTTGCGCTTTTCAAAAGTGACCCGCTGTAAGAGCGGAACCCATATCAGCCGTTACCCAAATAAAGGATATGTACCCGGTACAAAACCTCAGAGCACCAAGCTCAAATCCACCCGCCCATCACGCAATGGCGGGCACCAATAGTACCCCCCAGTCAACGGCTTGCTAATACGATACAACCCATCAACGATCCCATCCTCAAGCCCACTCATCCGCCGCAACTGCGCTTCAAACGCATCAAACGAATGCCCAAACGCCAGGAACATCAACCCCGCCTGACCATTCTCGGCCCAAGGCATCGACCGACGCACCACAAATGCCTCAGGCGTAAAACTCTCCTGGGCCGTACGCTTGGTGTGCGCCGACTCCGGCGCATCCTCCAACTCTTCGTTATCCCCATGGCGCCGACCAATAATGTGGTCCCGCTCCAGAGCCGGCAACGCCGCAAACCCATCCAGGTCATGCTGCCACTGCTGGATCGCCGCAAAACTCGCACCACCCTGCGCCACCGCCGCATCCACCGCCGCATCGTCATGCGGGTTCTCAGTGCCGTCCTCATAATCAGTCAGGTCAAACCCGGTCTTGTAGCGAAACCCCTCGGTCATCTGCACCAGACCAAACCCCGGCGCCAGGGCCTTCTCAAACGCCCGGCTGCGCAACAGCAACTCACCGCGATCCACACCATGCAACCAGACCCACAGCGCCTGCTGGGTCGACGGATTCTCCGCCCCCGGCCCGCTCACACGCGGGAACGCCCGCAACCCTTCAATTCGCGCGCCCAGCGCATTGACCAGCGGCTCACCAAAACCGACCACCGCATTCGCATCCACCCGTTGCACCAGCGCATCCAGTGCGGCAGGTACAGCCTCCAGGGACTCAATGGCAAAAAACAGATGGC
This genomic window from Pseudomonas sp. Bout1 contains:
- a CDS encoding type II and III secretion system protein family protein, translating into MIRFSLLLLALASFFCSAQDIANGAQGSISLASGEGRILHFVAPVESVLVAEPGIADLQVVSPGVIYIFGKAPGNTSLIALGADGKQLAGLTLAVSSATQAVTAPMQALHPGSGAQISGAGNRLIAKGTVRSVGEATDLNALLNPQGQGFQSAVNTTEYAGAAQVNLRVRFAEVSRSELLHYGVNWNAMFSNGTFSFGLITGGPLAAATAGGLAAAGSGSGNTNIDGMLDALQANGILQILAEPNITAMTGQTASFLAGGEVAIPVPVNRDLVGIEYKSFGVSLLFNPTLLPNGRIALQVRPEVSSVVSGGTVDFGNFHVPSFSVRRADTRVEVGSGQTFAIAGLFQRESSQDIEKLPLLGDLPILGNLFRSKRFQRNETELVILITPYLVEPVRSRTLATPLDAQPATAAAAGPRSGGAFGFYMN
- a CDS encoding tetratricopeptide repeat protein, yielding MPRDNDDAVQLLKGIGELYRRNGQSQRALVMLLIAVSVAPNDGLLLRSLVLAFTDSGDATRALSALDRLVALEGESASLLLLRARALWYGERKDEARQCFKRYLAARRVAP
- a CDS encoding type III effector HrpK domain-containing protein, encoding MTAIPNGLDPADNKGPTGSRSTFEKALFTAVDRPVFDPSKIRGPSIPLPYQNVQAPVDNSITYTPLGSDKPVMLKQIDNPRLFEQLVNQYNAQQSDATLEKNLAASKSAGYKEADASTVAPGLGNYKGLGSTTELGPGLIRYETNAGDKIVVSQKQTPALFAQVSGDSAKLFAINASQAEGYRLAGPTETMDPAANIGPPEEVGPGLIRYTTAAGDKVIVSQDITPALYDQVAKLYAGSTGAAGASDTSWIDTSSFGVSGAKAWDTITGNTSGTPTKEELDLNRPKAAAQLLSQNWDAWGLHGAPIDFANPPTNLPPEAQAVLKYVASSPSLMAALDTGGRGKADNVITHSDVDHFIDNAGKDLGAASKSYGSFLGSHPGDLAKANAKSAAILMANESLAAGAGSAMRPGDANQRSNDGMLRTDNLEALGSDSALSTELTGAAAMWSKPGMFHALETGGDNPATGKSDGIGTRDNIGAWLEKQAPKTDSDTLTFLDGAATRDAVAGIDTSGLTADILANPQNYSGEQKAAVLVQLTDAQTRLLVSDYVPHSGLMDKYTSPNYGLNPNEDKIKAQLQSGIETLSADPDVQGFLQNNRGPALADIVDSNPTLKVAMQNYYASDIETGKNLNDNLHAKDQDGKQVDMGVGLQNAANDTTIANLALGGNGHVDLTGIADKAGQSDNIQQYYKTELVTGKAFTDAVAAGMDPTVAASSFAASTASAQAFLGDKASADDAATLQVNFNEALGDALLGGATTDTLNITLGDGKGNFDEAKVTAAINDAQQKDPQMFVTSDGGKIDPAQVVSMLRSVWDIGRQGDKIADALPKAIEGMKFGDVSPAFKQGLLHIGSAVLMSGVLMARSASGSNTPVADANRVSAGLQFAGLLMEGGTKYAKEAGYGITWVNRPDGGTIGDFPGKVPVGKGPLSPQQIANLGAAGKIIGSAGGIIGGVIGVIGGVDSLKKGDYLTGSFSVATGVLGTGAAVAGLVEAGAGLYGATEIGAVAGTISGILGGATAILGGIGSAFLPFALADAHGKAQDAFYGQLAPVLKQYGLTGGPTEPGDYPEDPIPAINT
- a CDS encoding winged helix-turn-helix domain-containing protein; amino-acid sequence: MTYSQRSHLEDSAFEIHFGPYRLLPRRHLLLKNGEPVSLGNRALTLLIALASRPGELLEKTQLLDIAWPRLVVEECNLRAQIKAIRRALGDDDSVYIATATGQGYRFVAPTWVERQAQKKPLVLGVYSCRRCLGSEVTPVHSARQETLNS
- a CDS encoding FHA domain-containing protein, with the translated sequence MTALISLGLPAANGVPTLLVTHGLHQGSSLMLDQPVYTLGAASAADLLLCDPGIAELHLRLRFEGAQVAVEALGGDVLITGTAGDIRIPQGSGHRARLPLQLRIGTAGVSLALPGSPEKPPVATRTFTPWIIATALLFVCAGALAFRTDPPQAQAVLPVAEKTVAKPSRAEAKAWFEAQLQAAHLDAVKVDDVDGQLNATGSFERAQKPQWVALQQAFDQRYGQQIVLNPRVAVRADAARPRVRFQAVWFGVNPYVINDSGKRLYPGAALADNWVLERIENNQVILARGEERFTFTL
- the sctV gene encoding type III secretion system export apparatus subunit SctV, which gives rise to MNLLNRLNGIARMAAQRTDVIIVAFMLMAIVMMIIPLPTYLVDMLIGLNIALSILILIVAFYIGHSVEFSALPPLILLSTLFRLSLSITTTRLILLHGDAGHIVKAFGDFVIAGQVVVGMVVFLIITVAQFVVITKGAERVAEVAARFTLDAMPGKQMSIDNDLRNGDIDQAEARRRRSRLERESQMFGAMDGAMKFVKGDAIAGLVILAVNLLGGMLIGMIERDMAFGAAVHTYSLLTVGDGLIAQIPALLISVAAGTVVTRVNSDGAAGDLGSEILKQLGASYRALGLTALIMVGVSVIPGFPTWVFLGLSLVFGGAAFVMYRRHTRENQVEPEALIETLEPVVEVQAEQEYGVAPDTRVLLTLGSALALSAPRQLLGQRIEALCHDLRSDLGVDVPVPGVHMDAKATPGSFRVSLEGVPVSEGEMPINCLLLQDDPVHVQLLDIATLQADSPLNGRAAHWIERQHEDALRSAGIGFLLPDEVLRGVLERSLRRYAADFLGIQETRLLLERTEATYGELVKEALRLVPLQRVAETLRLLVGEGVSIRNQRALLEAMVEWGARETDAGRLAEHLRAALARQISHQYADRNRVIGALVLAPGLEDQLRASLRRQEPSREVIPEEVNRALLAQLRQACDKTTEANSAVLLVHPELRRSLRRLVLRGELELAVLSFRELATEYNLQALVTISLTDISNRRAPAAASVTSLASAS